CGGGACAGCCATACGGAGAGGGCGCCGTTTTCCGCGTGGACGTGCCAGTGGCTGGCGGGGCCAGAGTGGTCCGGATCGAACTCCCAACGCAGAACCGGCTCGCCGGATCCTTCTGGTTTCAAGTCCACAAGTGAACTCTTCACCTTCAGGTACGACTCGGCACTATCCATGATCAAGAAGAACGAGAAGGCCAGCCAGCCGACAGTCTGCCCTTCGATGAACAACGGGATCGGCCCGCTCTCCGGTTCGACGACGTAGTGGCTCTTCATCTGCCGAATGCCGACGACTATGGGTCTCCCGTCCCCGCCGGGCAACACGCCGTTGAGGGTGGCTTCCAGGTTCTCCGCGAACACTTGCGCGCCACCAGCCAGACCGCTCACTATGCGCCCCCCGTCACTCGTCACTCGTCACTCGTCACCCGTCACTCGTCAGGCGGGACATCCTCGCCGAGCAGGAACGCGATCTTCTTCAGTTCCAGCAGCGCATCGCGCTCGTCGCTGGTCAATGGGCGGATCTGTGACAGGTCCAGCAAGTCCCTGAGGGAGTATCGACTCTCCACCTCCCGGCGCATTGCATGCAAGTCATCCTCAGTGTGCCGGTGCAACGTAGCCATGGCCCCTCCCGCCTTCCGTGTCCCTACGGTTCCGATGACAGTATCGGTCCAACCTTCGACAGGGTGAGCCCGAATCACCCACTCCACCCCCGATGCGTGACCTTCCCCCAGCGGCACCTCGCGCGTTCGACCCGTCAATGACGGCACAGACGCTACCGTCGATCGACGTCAAAGCTTCGTACGCGATCTCCCGCGTCTGTGGTCAGTGCGCCGGAGCACGGGAATGGGCAGGCTGGCGATCAGCCGGACGCTCTCGACATGTGCTGGGTCCTTCATGGCACAGGAAGTCACTCTTCCCGTTCACGTGCGCGGTCGCGGTGGGAGTGGGTGCTGCCACTGCTGGCGATCACCACTGACTTTGTCAGGGGCCCAATTCGCGTAGACGGTGTTATCCCGGGTACTCATCGTGACGGTGGCCATGAACTCGACGGCTTCACTAGGTGCGAGACGGCTCGTGCGCGAATCGCTGAACGTCTCGACCAACCCCTCGTGAGCGACTTCCACTTGGAAGGCGGTGCCGTCGCCTTGGTTCTCGACGACGTACGTGTCCCCACCATTCCAACGCACTTGCCAGCGCACTCGCGGTGCAGATCGCTCCTCAGCCAAGTCGTGGGCCTGCTTGGCGATGCGGTTCGCTTCCTGGGCCAGGGCGTTAGAGCGGGCCATCTCCCCCGCCTGGCGCCTCGTGGCCGCACGCGTCTGCACGGCGATCACCAAGCCGACTGTCCCGACGATCAGTGCCACGAGGACCCCTGCCCATGTGGCCAGTTCGCTGGCATTCACGGTGTCTCTGTCCCTTCCCCGCCCCTGATCAGTGAAACGAAACTAACCGGGAACCTGTCTCATGGAAGGTTGACACGAAGCGTTCTGATCATTTCCCAGTTCCTTCGGGGACTGCCCTTCATTGAGGCGCCAGCTGCGGATTCTCCACCGCCGACAGCGCCGGGACTTGCAGTTCCTGCCTGACGGCGACGTAGAGGCTCGTCGAGCAGAACTGGTTCCGGTACGAAGGCTGGGACCAGGGACGAGGCAGCGGGGAGCACGCCCTGTGCGCGCCAACTGACGGGAATCACGGCCGAGTGTCGGACCCCTCAGATACTGTCGTTCACCTCGGCGCGGCCACGCATGTGTGCGCTCGAAACGGAGGGATATCCGTGTCATCGTTGTCGTTGGATCAGTTGGTTGCCGCATCGTCCGCAGGCGGGCCGAGTTGCCTGGTGTCAGTGACGGAGTTGCGCCCGGCGGCCGGGCCGCATGCAAGCATCGCGCCCGCCAAGTTCGCCGCTACGCAGGGATCGGTGGGGGTGTTCGCCTCCGAGCCGCGGTACTTGGAAGGGCAGCGACATCAAGCTGTTCTGATTGACTCCAAGCAGAGCCAGCTCAACCGGATGGAAGCGGCATTGCAGCAGGCCATCGATGATGCTCATCCGCTGCTGACCCGACTACCGCGCGTTCAACAGCGCTGCCCACGCCGGATCAGCTTCCCGAATCCGGAACGAACCTCTCAATCTGCGGTTCCACGGAACCGCGTTGCGGCCACGGCTCCCCGGAGACCTGGATGCGGCGAGTTCGTGTTCGGCGTGCGACCGCGCGTACCGTGGTGTCACGGTCGGCGGTAGCACCATATTGGTCGCATGATCAGTGTTAGACGCCCCCAACCACGCCGATGGGCAAACGTCTGATGAGGTAGACCTTGGCGAAAAGGAAGAACAACGCGCAAGCAGCCGTGACCACCGGCGCCACCGTTGGCTACGAAGCCCAACTCTGGCAGATGGCCGACGCGCTGCGCGGCAGCATGGACGCCGCCGAATACAAGCACGTCGTCCTCGGCCTCATCTTCCTCAAGTACATCTCCGACGCCTTCGAGGAGCGCCACGCGAAGCTCGTCGCGGAGAAGACGAAGGGCGCCGACCCCGAAGACCCCGACGAATACCGCGCGCAGAGCATCTTCTGGGTCCCGCCCGAGGCGCGCTGGACGCACCTGAAGGCACATGCCCGCCAGCCCACCGTCGGCCAGCTCGTGGACGACGCCATGGCCGGCATCGAGCGCGACAACCCGGCGCTCAAGGGTGTGCTGCCCAAGGACTACGCCCGCCCGGCGCTCGACAAGCAGCGCCTCGGCCAGCTCATCGACGTGATCAGCAACATCAAGGTCGGCGACGAGGCGAGCCGCGCGAAGGACGTGCTTGGCCGCGTGTACGAGTACTTCCTCTCGCAGTTCGCCAGCGCCGAGGGCAAGAAGGGCGGCGAGTTCTACACGCCGCGCTGCGTGGTCAAGCTCCTGGTCGAGATGCTCGAGCCTTACCGCGGCCGGGTGTACGACCCGTGCTGCGGCTCGTCGGGCATGTTCGTTCAGTCGGTGGAGTTCATCCGCGCGCACGCCAACGGCAACGGCAACGGCGGCAAGGCCCCCAAAGGGATGCGGCCCGACATCTCGATCTACGGCCAGGAGTCGAACTACACGACCTGGCGCCTCGCGAAGATGAACCTCGCCATCCGCGGCATCGATGGCCAGATCGGCCACGGCGACACCTTCCATAACGACCGCCACCCCGACCTCAAGGCCGACTTCATCCTCGCCAATCCCCCGTTCAACGTCTCGGACTGGGGCGGCGAGCGCCTGCGCGACGACAAGCGCTGGAAGTACGGCGCGCCGCCCAAGGGCAACGCCAACTTCGCCTGGGTGCAGCACATCGTGCATCACCTGGCGCCCACGGGCGTGGCCGGGTTCGTACTCGCCAACGGCTCGATGTCGTCCAACCAGTCCGGCGAGGGCGAGATCCGCAAGAGCCTGATCGAGGCCGACCTCGTGGACTGCATGGTCGCGCTGCCGGGCCAGCTCTTCTACTCGACGCAAATCCCCGCGTGCCTGTGGTTCCTCGCGCGCGACCGCAAGGACGGCACCCGCTCCCTTGGGGGAGCCGGAGGGGGACAAACACTGAGCGACCGCCGCGGCCGGGTGCTCTTCATCGACGCCCGCAAACTCGGCCGCATGGCGGATCGAACGCACAAGGAGCTGACCGACGACGACATCGCTCGCATCGCCACGACCTATCACGCCTGGCGCGGCGAGAAGAACGCGGG
The Candidatus Nanopelagicales bacterium DNA segment above includes these coding regions:
- a CDS encoding class I SAM-dependent DNA methyltransferase; this translates as MAKRKNNAQAAVTTGATVGYEAQLWQMADALRGSMDAAEYKHVVLGLIFLKYISDAFEERHAKLVAEKTKGADPEDPDEYRAQSIFWVPPEARWTHLKAHARQPTVGQLVDDAMAGIERDNPALKGVLPKDYARPALDKQRLGQLIDVISNIKVGDEASRAKDVLGRVYEYFLSQFASAEGKKGGEFYTPRCVVKLLVEMLEPYRGRVYDPCCGSSGMFVQSVEFIRAHANGNGNGGKAPKGMRPDISIYGQESNYTTWRLAKMNLAIRGIDGQIGHGDTFHNDRHPDLKADFILANPPFNVSDWGGERLRDDKRWKYGAPPKGNANFAWVQHIVHHLAPTGVAGFVLANGSMSSNQSGEGEIRKSLIEADLVDCMVALPGQLFYSTQIPACLWFLARDRKDGTRSLGGAGGGQTLSDRRGRVLFIDARKLGRMADRTHKELTDDDIARIATTYHAWRGEKNAGEYADIAGFCKSAALDEVRKHGHVLTPGRYVGAEAVADDGEPFDEKMQRLVATLREQQAGAAKLDEAIAANLKELGYGG